A part of Brassica rapa cultivar Chiifu-401-42 chromosome A05, CAAS_Brap_v3.01, whole genome shotgun sequence genomic DNA contains:
- the LOC103867473 gene encoding uncharacterized protein LOC103867473 isoform X1, which translates to MEEALFCSPERRPFDHKETHHFLKKIETAEKSDYKDSENTYDLAKELFEESDHIKALEITEKTISDHHGLKKSCSPHHQLQGDIFFSLARKADTTDIKCVYLFASVDAYSMSSLLCPDSVSSFYGCARSLIELGDQLGINSFYKKAESKARRGLSVKMLKPQDDLKAELEDLINLATWKMNINEAMLVKINVANQMQGQCKVDTYVIDRLKNLWGKLDEKTKREFLVVDSTSLIDYLHDNIYDKKMIEHISKCLCVDDELGWRWWKCRICPQVNYCFTDCKWHILDKHVHEFLPRNCSRPKRVDKFLADMICCGNWEPVDTSRAVDLIKARVKGREEFIYVNGWCNDWPVAKDEERKEILRQFAEVLKSSCSNDTLPCSLWDWLIDYTEENVNLPHVPGCYLDRWSFFKNPQCICFLDLKSLKYILEYVKQFTTDVRTGLVLAVVDRLGAKSLVNERIDLERGGLNLLLDERLLYEGEHGFDDLGAVRTFKSTEIYEHVIPKGDEIVSWVLDCPEIDTNFVSQVAEGVHNLEIWLAVLRIVRSTARKEVSYYSKRDKLQTYAKMLGEVEALCDKEDKWRNAYQRSRYALTFRSVCERRVTQDNATKCCFLNVVRDVLQGAESPRFEVLQDKEFMECISELSTTVQNDVIRRSMCRLRKWLNEKLVLIDSKILLNEWTYKKLLAFAKLSAIDNRLVVLPLVKMFLQSKLKSMIETPKRKITTADAGSSAPSAKKTKYSNEVKLPNDSSQQLLFCVCVL; encoded by the exons ATGGAAGAAGCCTTATTTTGTTCTCCTGAACGACG CCCATTCGACCACAAAGAAACCCACCACTTTCTCAAGAAAATCGAGACTGCAGAGAAAAGTGACTACAAAGACTCAGAGAATACATATGATCTTGCCAAAGAATTATTCGAAGAATCTGATCACATCAAGGCATTGGAGATAACCGAGAAAACCATCTCTGATCATCATGGCCTGAAGAAGTCATGCTCTCCTCACCACCAACTGCAAGGtgatatcttcttttctttagcAAGAAAAGCAGATACTACAGACATCAAATGCGTATACTTGTTTGCTTCTGTCGATGCTTACTCGATGTCTAGTCTTCTATGTCCTGACTCTGTAAGCTCCTTCTATGGCTGTGCTCGTTCCCTGATTGAATTGGGTGACCAGCTTGGGATAAACAGCTTTTATAAGAAAGCTGAGTCCAAGGCTAGACGTGGATTATCCGTGAAGATGCTTAAACCTCAAGATGATTTGAAGGCAGAACTTGAGGATTTAATCAATCTTGCAACATGGAAGATGAATATCAATGAGGCTATGCTTGTGAAAATTAATGTGGCTAACCAGATGCAAGGGCAGTGCAAGGTAGATACTTACGTTATTGATAGATTGAAGAACTTGTGGGGTAAGCTAGATGAAAAGACCAAAAGGGAATTTTTGGTAGTAGACAGTACAAGTCTTATAGACTATTTACATGATAACATATATGACAAGAAAATGATTGAACACATTTCCAAATGCCTATGCGTGGATGATGAACTTGGCTGGAGATGGTGGAAGTGCCGCATTTGTCCTCAGGTAAATTATTGCTTCACTGATTGCAAGTGGCACATCTTAGATAAGCATGTCCACGAGTTTCTACCCCGAAACTGTTCTCGTCCTAAGCGTGTGGATAAGTTTTTAGCCGACATGATATGTTGTGGGAATTGGGAGCCAGTGGATACATCAAGGGCAGTAGATCTGATCAAGGCCAGAGTTAAGGGTAGGGAAGAGTTTATTTATGTTAATGGATGGTGTAATGATTGGCCTGTAGCCAAGGATGAAGAGCGGAAAGAAATACTCAGACAGTTTGCTGAGGTTCTGAAATCTTCTTGCTCCAATGATACTCTTCCATGTAGCCTTTGGGACTGGTTGATAGATTACACAGAAGAGAATGTGAATCTACCTCATGTTCCTGGGTGCTATCTTGATAGATGGAGCTTTTTTAAGAATCCTCAGTGCATCTGCTTCTTAGATCTGAAGAGCCTTAAATACATACTCGAGTATGTTAAGCAGTTCACCACAGATGTGCGCACAGGATTAGTTTTAGCAGTAGTTGATCGGTTAGGGGCAAAGTCCTTGGTCAATGAAAGAATTGATCTTGAGCGAGGAGGGCTTAACCTGCTTCTGGATGAGAGATTGTTGTATGAAGGAGAGCATGGTTTTGATGACTTAGGTGCAGTAAGGACTTTTAAGTCCACTGAAATTTATGAGCATGTAATACCTAAGGGTGATGAGATTGTCTCTTGGGTTCTAGACTGCCCAGAAATCGATACAAATTTTGTGTCTCAAGTGGCAGAAGGAGTACACAACCTCGAGATATGGTTAGCAGTTTTGAGAATAGTACGGTCCACGGCTAGGAAAGAGGTAAGCTACTATAGTAAGAGAGACAAGCTGCAAACATATGCTAAGATGTTGGGTGAGGTTGAAGCCCTTTGTGACAAAGAAGACAAGTGGAGGAATGCTTATCAGAGGAGCAGATACGCATTGACGTTTAGAAGTGTGTGTGAGAGGCGTGTAACTCAAGATAATGCTACCAAATGTTGTTTCTTAAATGTGGTAAGAGATGTTCTTCAAGGAGCAGAATCTCCAAGATTCGAAGTATTACAAGACAAAGAATTCATGGAGTGTATATCTGAGCTCTCTACCACTGTCCAGAATGATGTTATTAGAAGAAGTATGTGTAGGCTAAGAAAGTGGCTGAATGAGAAG CTCGTTTTGATCGATTCAAAGATCTTACTAAATGAATGGACGTACAAAAAGCTACTTGCATTCGCAAAGTTATCTGCAATTGATAATCGCTTAGTGGTCCTTCCGTTGGTGAAGATGTTCTTACAG AGTAAACTGAAGAGCATGATAGAAACACCTAAGAGAAAGATTACAACGGCTGATGCAGGATCATCAGCCCCTTCTGCTAAGAAGACGAAGTACTCAAACGAGGTAAAATTACCTAATGACTCTAGTCAACAattgttgttttgtgtgtgtgttttataa
- the LOC103867473 gene encoding uncharacterized protein LOC103867473 isoform X2: MEEALFCSPERRPFDHKETHHFLKKIETAEKSDYKDSENTYDLAKELFEESDHIKALEITEKTISDHHGLKKSCSPHHQLQGDIFFSLARKADTTDIKCVYLFASVDAYSMSSLLCPDSVSSFYGCARSLIELGDQLGINSFYKKAESKARRGLSVKMLKPQDDLKAELEDLINLATWKMNINEAMLVKINVANQMQGQCKVDTYVIDRLKNLWGKLDEKTKREFLVVDSTSLIDYLHDNIYDKKMIEHISKCLCVDDELGWRWWKCRICPQVNYCFTDCKWHILDKHVHEFLPRNCSRPKRVDKFLADMICCGNWEPVDTSRAVDLIKARVKGREEFIYVNGWCNDWPVAKDEERKEILRQFAEVLKSSCSNDTLPCSLWDWLIDYTEENVNLPHVPGCYLDRWSFFKNPQCICFLDLKSLKYILEYVKQFTTDVRTGLVLAVVDRLGAKSLVNERIDLERGGLNLLLDERLLYEGEHGFDDLGAVRTFKSTEIYEHVIPKGDEIVSWVLDCPEIDTNFVSQVAEGVHNLEIWLAVLRIVRSTARKEVSYYSKRDKLQTYAKMLGEVEALCDKEDKWRNAYQRSRYALTFRSVCERRVTQDNATKCCFLNVVRDVLQGAESPRFEVLQDKEFMECISELSTTVQNDVIRRSMCRLRKWLNEKLVLIDSKILLNEWTYKKLLAFAKLSAIDNRLVVLPLVKMFLQSKLKSMIETPKRKITTADAGSSAPSAKKTKYSNEGWKRFS, encoded by the exons ATGGAAGAAGCCTTATTTTGTTCTCCTGAACGACG CCCATTCGACCACAAAGAAACCCACCACTTTCTCAAGAAAATCGAGACTGCAGAGAAAAGTGACTACAAAGACTCAGAGAATACATATGATCTTGCCAAAGAATTATTCGAAGAATCTGATCACATCAAGGCATTGGAGATAACCGAGAAAACCATCTCTGATCATCATGGCCTGAAGAAGTCATGCTCTCCTCACCACCAACTGCAAGGtgatatcttcttttctttagcAAGAAAAGCAGATACTACAGACATCAAATGCGTATACTTGTTTGCTTCTGTCGATGCTTACTCGATGTCTAGTCTTCTATGTCCTGACTCTGTAAGCTCCTTCTATGGCTGTGCTCGTTCCCTGATTGAATTGGGTGACCAGCTTGGGATAAACAGCTTTTATAAGAAAGCTGAGTCCAAGGCTAGACGTGGATTATCCGTGAAGATGCTTAAACCTCAAGATGATTTGAAGGCAGAACTTGAGGATTTAATCAATCTTGCAACATGGAAGATGAATATCAATGAGGCTATGCTTGTGAAAATTAATGTGGCTAACCAGATGCAAGGGCAGTGCAAGGTAGATACTTACGTTATTGATAGATTGAAGAACTTGTGGGGTAAGCTAGATGAAAAGACCAAAAGGGAATTTTTGGTAGTAGACAGTACAAGTCTTATAGACTATTTACATGATAACATATATGACAAGAAAATGATTGAACACATTTCCAAATGCCTATGCGTGGATGATGAACTTGGCTGGAGATGGTGGAAGTGCCGCATTTGTCCTCAGGTAAATTATTGCTTCACTGATTGCAAGTGGCACATCTTAGATAAGCATGTCCACGAGTTTCTACCCCGAAACTGTTCTCGTCCTAAGCGTGTGGATAAGTTTTTAGCCGACATGATATGTTGTGGGAATTGGGAGCCAGTGGATACATCAAGGGCAGTAGATCTGATCAAGGCCAGAGTTAAGGGTAGGGAAGAGTTTATTTATGTTAATGGATGGTGTAATGATTGGCCTGTAGCCAAGGATGAAGAGCGGAAAGAAATACTCAGACAGTTTGCTGAGGTTCTGAAATCTTCTTGCTCCAATGATACTCTTCCATGTAGCCTTTGGGACTGGTTGATAGATTACACAGAAGAGAATGTGAATCTACCTCATGTTCCTGGGTGCTATCTTGATAGATGGAGCTTTTTTAAGAATCCTCAGTGCATCTGCTTCTTAGATCTGAAGAGCCTTAAATACATACTCGAGTATGTTAAGCAGTTCACCACAGATGTGCGCACAGGATTAGTTTTAGCAGTAGTTGATCGGTTAGGGGCAAAGTCCTTGGTCAATGAAAGAATTGATCTTGAGCGAGGAGGGCTTAACCTGCTTCTGGATGAGAGATTGTTGTATGAAGGAGAGCATGGTTTTGATGACTTAGGTGCAGTAAGGACTTTTAAGTCCACTGAAATTTATGAGCATGTAATACCTAAGGGTGATGAGATTGTCTCTTGGGTTCTAGACTGCCCAGAAATCGATACAAATTTTGTGTCTCAAGTGGCAGAAGGAGTACACAACCTCGAGATATGGTTAGCAGTTTTGAGAATAGTACGGTCCACGGCTAGGAAAGAGGTAAGCTACTATAGTAAGAGAGACAAGCTGCAAACATATGCTAAGATGTTGGGTGAGGTTGAAGCCCTTTGTGACAAAGAAGACAAGTGGAGGAATGCTTATCAGAGGAGCAGATACGCATTGACGTTTAGAAGTGTGTGTGAGAGGCGTGTAACTCAAGATAATGCTACCAAATGTTGTTTCTTAAATGTGGTAAGAGATGTTCTTCAAGGAGCAGAATCTCCAAGATTCGAAGTATTACAAGACAAAGAATTCATGGAGTGTATATCTGAGCTCTCTACCACTGTCCAGAATGATGTTATTAGAAGAAGTATGTGTAGGCTAAGAAAGTGGCTGAATGAGAAG CTCGTTTTGATCGATTCAAAGATCTTACTAAATGAATGGACGTACAAAAAGCTACTTGCATTCGCAAAGTTATCTGCAATTGATAATCGCTTAGTGGTCCTTCCGTTGGTGAAGATGTTCTTACAG AGTAAACTGAAGAGCATGATAGAAACACCTAAGAGAAAGATTACAACGGCTGATGCAGGATCATCAGCCCCTTCTGCTAAGAAGACGAAGTACTCAAACGAG GGATGGAAGAGATTTTCTTAA